The following are from one region of the Aspergillus chevalieri M1 DNA, chromosome 1, nearly complete sequence genome:
- a CDS encoding uncharacterized protein (COG:S;~EggNog:ENOG410PU02): MSRISNDDQFQFLISCIRHSNNGKIDYTEVAKECSIVSRGAAVKRYSRLMKAHGINTGGGINTTTSTSTPTGSTNTTPKKPKMNHKRKTTTDSETETESNGKAKASKRGKKDRAVESAEKVLKKAGLDIVKEDEDAEEKINGEAEDSE; this comes from the exons ATGTCCCGCATCTCCAATGACGACCAATTCCAGTTCCTCATAAGCTGCATCCGTCACTCCAACAACGGAAAG ATTGACTACACGGAGGTCGCCAAAGAATGCTCCATCGTTTCTCGTGGAGCGGC CGTCAAACGATACTCCAGACTCATGAAAGCCCACGGAATTAACACCGGCGGAGGCATAAACACCACCACTTCCACCTCTACCCCTACCGGTAGCACGAACACCACTCCCAAGAAACCGAAGATGAATCACAAACGCAAGACCACCACTGACTCCGAGACAGAGACGGAGAGTAATGGCAAGGCTAAGGCATcgaagagaggaaagaaggatAGGGCTGTTGAGAGCGCGGAGAAGGTATTGAAGAAGGCTGGTCTTGATATTGTCAAGGAGGACGAAGATGCGGAGGAGAAGATCAATGGCGAGGCTGAGGATTCTGAGTAA
- a CDS encoding uncharacterized protein (COG:S;~EggNog:ENOG410Q016), translating into MSSADEISTNDTQFIIECLKSLEEDRLINLNKVAKTLGYSNVFSAGNRLRSLRNRYGFANFEGKTVTGKTVAGETPGAPAPAPVPPSKRGRPRVKKVVPIPKGDIAVEVINKRKREDDNNNNNSNEENNDDVFKKTTRRGRKPASTATTTVTDSEGTTNGHVHGLGGDDKNGQEAAGNAE; encoded by the exons ATGTCCTCCGCTGACGAAATTTCCACCAACGACACCCAATTCATCATCGAATGTCTCAAGAGCCTCGAAGAAGACAGACTG ATCAACCTCAACAAAGTCGCCAAAACTCTGGGCTACAGCAACGTCTTCTCCGCTGGCAACCGTCTACGCAGCCTACGAAACCGCTATGGCTTCGCCAACTTCGAGGGTAAAACGGTCACTGGCAAAACCGTTGCTGGCGAGACACCGGGAGCCCCAGCTCCAGCCCCAGTTCCACCATCTAAGAGAGGCCGTCCTCGTGTAAAGAAAGTTGTTCCCATCCCCAAGGGTGATATCGCTGTCGAAGTTATCAACAAGCGTAAGCGTGAAGATGataacaacaataataacagCAATGAGGAGAACAACGACGACGTCTTTAAGAAAACCACTCGTCGCGGTCGCAAGCCCGCCTCTACCGCTACCACTACAGTCACTGATAGCGAAGGTACAACCAACGGTCACGTCCACGGTCTAG GCGGAGATGACAAGAACGGACAGGAGGCTGCTGGAAACGCCGAGTAG